The genomic segment CGGTCCGCCGGCTGTGTGACGAGCGGGGGGTGCTGTTGATCCTCGACGAGATCCAGACCGGCGTGGGACGGACGGGCCGCTGGTTCGCCTGGGAGCACTACGGCGCGCGGCCGGACATCATGACGCTGGCCAAAGGACTGGGAAGCGGTGTGCCGATCGGCGCCCTGCTGGCCAGGGAGGCGGTGGCCGCCGCCTTCCAGCCGGGCGACCACGGCTCCACCTTCGGGGGCAACCCGCTGGCCTGCGCCGCGGCCCTGGCCGTGGTGGAGACCATCGAGCGCGACGGTCTGGTGGCCCATGCCGCGGAGATGGGGGCGTACTGCGTGGAGCGGCTGCAGGACCTGGCCCGGCGCCGGCCCGTGATCGCCGAGGTCCGCGGGATGGGGTTGATGGTGGCCGTGGATCTCGCCGTGGACGCCGCCGGGATCGTGGCCGCCTGTCGCGAGCGCGGGCTCCTCCTCAACGCGGTGCAGCCCAGGACGCTGCGTCTGGCGCCGCCGCTCACCGTGACGACGGCCGAAGTGGATCAGGCGGTGGAGATGCTGGGAGACGTTCTGGCCGCCGTGGAGCGGCCCGCGGCGACCTGAGGGGGGAGGCCGAAGAAGTCATGACGGGCGTGCACAAGGTTGTCCTGGCGTACAGCGGCGGGCTCGACACCTCCGTGATCATCCCGTGGTTGCGGGAGCACTACGGGGCCAGGGTCATCGCGGTCATCGTGGACGTGGGACAGCCCGAGGACATCGCCGCGATCCGGGCCAAGGCCCTGCACAGCGGCGCCGAAGCGGCGGTGGTGGTGGACGCCAAGGAGGAGTTCGTCTCCGAGTACTGCTTCCGCGCCCTGCGGGCCAATGCCATCTATGAGGGCCAGTACCTCCTGGGCACCGCGCTGGCCCGGCCGGTCATCGCCAAGGCCCAGGTCGAGGTGGCGCTGGCCGAGGGGGCGGACGCCGTAGCCCACGGGTGCACCGGGAAGGGCAACGACCAGGTCCGGTTCGAGCTCGCCTACAAGGCCCTGGCCCCGCAGCTGCGGGTGATCGCCCCCTGGCGCGAGTGGACGCTCGCCTCCCGCGAGGAGGAGATCGAATATGCGGCGGCCCACGGCATCCCGGTGCCGGCGACCAGGGAGAAACCCTACAGCGTCGACCAGAATCTCTGGCACCGCAGCGCGGAGGCGGGCCTGTTGGAGGATCCCTGGCGCGAGCCGCCGGAGGAGGTCTACGCGTTGACCACCGCCCCGGCGCAGGCGCCGGACGAGCCCGCGTACGTGGAGATCACCTTCGCAGAGGGCATCCCGGTGGCCGTGGACGGCCGGCCCATGAGCGCCGCCGCCATCGTCGCCGCACTGAACCGGTTGGGGGGCGCCCACGGCGTGGGGCGCACCGATCTGGTGGAGAACCGGCTGGTGGGGATCAAGTCCCGCGGCGTGTACGAGACACCGGGCGGAACCATTCTGGCCGCGGCGCACCGCGACCTGGAGACCATCACCCTCGACCGGGATACTCAACACTACGCGGCGCTGATCGCGCCCCGCTACGCGGAGCTGGTCTACTACGGCCAGTGGTTCTCCCCCCTCCGTCAGGCCTTCGACGGGTTCTTTGCCGCCGCCCAGCGGACGGTGACCGGCACGGTGCGGATGAAGCTCTTCAAGGGCACCTGCACGGCGGTGGGAAGGCAGTCGCCCTACAGTCTGTACCGGCAGGATCTGGCCACCTTCGGAGCGGATGCGGTGTACAATCAGAAGGACGCGGAGGGCTTCATCAACCTGTGGGCCCTGCCGTCGCAGGTTTTCGCGGCGACCAACCCGGCGCTGATTCGCAAGGGGTTGCGCCATCCGGTGAAGTAGCCCGTCATTGTGAGCACCGACAGTCCGCGCCGGATGTGGGGCGGTCGCTTCGCCGAGCCGCTGGATCCGGAGCTGCTGGCTTTCACCTCCTCCTTTGGCGTCGACCGCCGCCTGCTGCGGTGGGATGCGCTGGCCAGCATCGCCCATGCCGTGGGCCTGGGGGAGGCCGGCATCCTGCCCGCCGGCGAGGTCCAGGCGCTCGTCGACGGACTGCGAAGCATCATTGCCGATTTCGATGCCGGGCGTCTGGAGATCGCCGGCGCGCACGAAGACGTCCACTCCTTCCTCGAGGCCACCCTCTATGACCGGATCGGCGCGGCGGCGGGGCGGCTGCACACCGGACGCAGCCGCAACGACCAGGTGGCGACGGCGTTCCGCCTGGCCGTGAAGGAGGGCCTCCTGGCGCTCGTCGGCGACGTGCACGGGCTGCTTGCGACCACGGTCGACCGCGCGCAGGGCGCGGTCGACGACATCCTGCCCGCCTTCACGCACCTCCAGCACGCGCAACCGGTCCGGCTGGCCCACCACCTGCTGGCCTACTTCTGGATGCTGGATCGCGACGTGGACCGCCTGGCCGACGCCTTCCGGCGCACCGACGCCCTGCCCCTGGGCGCCGCCGCAATCGCCGGAGCGTCGTTCCCCCTCGACCGCCGGCGCACGGCCGAGCGGTTGGGGTTTGCCCGCCTCACCGAGAACAGCATCGACGCCGTCGGAGACCGAGACTTCGCCGTCGAGGCGGCCGCCGCCGCGGCGCTGCTGTGCACCCACCTGTCGCGCTGGGCGGGCGAGCTGGTCCTGTGGGCCACGGACGAGTTCGGGTTCCTGACGTTGTCCGACCGGGTGGCCGCCGGGAGCAGCATCATGCCCCAGAAGAAGAATCCCGATGCCGCGGAGGTGATCCGCGCCCGCGCCGGGCGCGTGCTGGGCGATCTCACCGTGCTGCTGGCGCTGCCGAAGGGGCTGCCCGCCGGGTACCACCTCGACCTGCAGGAGGACAAGCCGGCCGCCTTCGACGCCCTGGACACCGCCCGGGCCTGCACCGGGGCGCTACGCCGGTTCCTGACCGGCGTGCGCTTCCGTCCCGACCGGATGGCGGCGGCCGCGGCCCGGGGCTGGCCGACGGCCACCGAAGCGGCCGACTACCTGGTCCGTCGCGGCGTGCCGTTCCGCGAGGCGCACGCGTTGGTCGGTCGCCTGGTCCGTCGCGCCGAGGCCGCCGGCGTCCCTCTGTGGGAGATGCCGCTGGAGCTGTGGCGGGAGGTTTCGCCGTTGTTCGAGGCCGACGTGCTGGACGCGGTCACCCTGGAGGCCGCGGTCGAGTCCAAGGATGTCCCGGGAGGCACCGCCCGAGGGCGCGTGCTCGAGCAACTGGAGCGCGCCCGCGCGCGGGCGAAAGAGATCGAGGCCTGGATGACCGCCGCCGGGCGCGGCCTGGCCGCGGCGCAGACCCTGGCCCGAGCCTGACGACGATGGCCGCCCCTCCGGCCTCGGAACGCAGCCGGATCATCCGCCGGATCCTGCGGGAGGAAGCCGTTGCCACCCAGCTGGACCTGGTGCGGGCGCTGCGGCGCCGCGGCATCGTCGTCACCCAGGCCACGGTGAGCCGCGACATCAGACGGCTGGGGCTGGTCAAGGTGCCCGGCCCCCACGGTCCCCGCTACGCCCTCGCCGTCGAGCCTCCGCGGCCCGTGGGTCCGCAGCGGTTCGGCGCGGTGATGGAAGAGTTTGCCCGCGAGGTGATCGTGGCCTGCGGCCTCGTGCTCGTGAAGACCGTGCCGGGAGGCGCGGCGCCGGTCGCCCAGGCCATTGACGATATCCACTGGCCGGATGTGGCCGGGACGCTGGCCGGCGAGGATACCATCATCGTCGTGCCGCGCCGTCAACGCCTGGCCGGAACCGTGGCCCGCCGGCTGCGCGGATGGCTGCCTTCGTCGCCCTGAGCCCGGGTCGCCACCCGGCGGCCCCCCCGCCCTTCGGGGTATAATGGTCAGGACCGCATGAGCGACGCACGAGCGAAGTGGATCGCTTCGTCGTGGTCGCGTCGGCTGCTGATCGGCGCCGGCACGTTCTTCGCGCTCACGCTCCTGACAGGGGTCCAGTACCTGTGGCCCCGGTCCGACCTTGTCGCCGGTCAGGTCAGCCCCCGCGACATCGAGGCGCCCCGCACCGTCGACTACATCGACCGCGCGGCCACCGAGGCGCTGCGCCGGCGGGCCGCGCAGAACAGCCAGCCCGTCTACGCCCAATCCCCCGAGATCAACGCCCGAGCCCAGCAGACTGTGGCCCGGACCTTCGCCGCGATCCTGCGGGCGCGCGCCGAGGCCGGGGCGGACCTCCCCGCCGGGGCGGCGCTCCTCAGGCGGGAGGCGCCGGTACGGCTGGATGAACCGGCGGTGATGGCCGCCCTGACCCTGGACCCTGCGCAGTTGACCCTGGCCCGGGACGCCGCCGCCGCAGTCGTGGAGCGGACGATGGCCCGGGGCATCCGCTCCGGAGAGCTGCCGCGGGCGCAGGCGGAGGCCCGGGTTCACCTGCGGTCGCTGCCCGTGGCCGGCCGCGCCCTGACCCTGGCCAGCGCCGTGGTGACCTCCGCCCTGCAGCCCAACCTCGTCGTGGACCAGACCGCGACCCAGCTGGCCCGCCGGCGGGCGATGGAGGCGGTGGAGCCGGTGCGGACCCGCATCCTGCGCGGGGAGATCATCGTCCGGCGCGGCGAGGTCGTCACCGAAGCGCACCTGGAGAAGCTGGCGGCCGAGGGTCTGGCGTCGCAGCCCTTCTCCTGGCTGCGCCTGCTCGGCACGGCCTCGGCCGTGCTGCTGTTGCTGCTGGTGAGCTACGCCTACATGCGGCAGTACCAGCCCGAGATCTGGTCCGAGGATCGCCTGCTGCTGGTCTGGAGCCTCGGAGTTGTCCTCACCGTAGCCATGGCCCGTATCATGGTGACGCGCTTCAACCCCTACCTGCTGCCCTCGGCGGCCGGCACGATGCTGATCGCCGTGCTGTTGCGGCCGCGCCTGGCTCTGTACACCGCGGCGCTGTTGAGTCTCCTGGCGGCGATGACTGCGGGAGGGGATGTGCGCCTCGGCCTGGTGACCTTCATCGGCGCGACCGTCGGCGTCTACGCCATCAAGCGCATCAGCCACCGCACGGACCTGGTAGTGGCCGGATTGCGCGTGGGCGTGGCCAACGCCCTGATTGTCGGCGCCGTGGGTCTGGCCGACCAGCTGCCGGTGTTCCCGCACCTGCTCCGGGACGCGGCCTACGGGCTGGGCAGCGGCGTGCTGGTGGGCATGATCGCCATCGGCGCGTTGCCCTATCTAGAGAACCTCTTCGGGCTGGTCACGCCGATCAAGCTTCTGGAGCTGAGCAATCCGGGCCACCCGCTGCTGCGGCGCCTGCAGCTGGAGGCTCCGGGCACCTACCACCACAGCATCATGGTGGCCAACCTGGCCGAGGCCGCGGCGGAGGCCGTGGGCGCGGACAGCCTGCTGGTGCGCGTCGGCACCTACTACCACGACATCGGCAAGATCCGGCGCCCCGCCTTCTTCGTGGAGAACCAGGTGGGGATCGAGAACCCCCACGACCGGATGGCCCCGTCGCTGTCGGCGCTCACGGTGCTCGCCCACGTCCGCGACGGGCTGGAGTACGCCCGGGAGGCGAAGCTTCCCGCGCCGGTGGCGGCCTTCATCCCCGAACACCACGGGACGAGCCTGATCACCTACTTCTATCACCAGGCCAGAGAACGCGGCCCGGCGGAGGAGGAGGCCTTTCGCTACGAGGGCCCCAGGCCGCAGAGCCGCGAAACGGCGATCGTCATGCTGGCCGACGCCGTGGAAGGTGCCGCCCGGGCGCTGCCCCGGCCGACCCCCGACCGCATCGCCCAGGTCGTCCGCCGGATCATCCGCGAGAAGCTGGAAGACGGCCAGCTGGACGAGTGCGATCTGACCTTCCGCGACCTCGACCGCATCGCCGAAGTGTTCACGCGCCTGCTGGCCAGCATGTACCACCCGCGCGTCGAGTACCCCGAACTGGAGCGCGACCTATCCTCCCGCCGCACGGCGAGGTCCGCGGCCGCCCGCCAGGCGTGAGGGTGTCGGTGGTGGTGGAGGTCCGTCCTCCCGGGATCCGTATCGACCGGCTGCGTCGCCTCGTCCGGCACGTGCTGCGCCGGGAGCAGTCGCGGCGTGAGCCTGCGGCTCGCGCCGCCACAGTGACTGTGGCGCTGGTATCCGACGGGACGATCCGTCGCCTCAATCGAAGGTTTCTTGGGAAGAACCGCGCGACCGACGTCCTGGCTTTTCCGGGAGACCCACCGCACCTCGGCGACGTCGTGATCTCCGTTCCCCGGGCTCGAATGCAGGCGCGCAGGGCGGGCCACGCTCCCGCCGTCGAGGTTGCCCTGCTGGCGGCGCACGGGACGCTGCACCTGCTCGGGTATGACGATCGCTCGCCCCGTCAGCGGGGCAACATGTGGCGCAGGCAGGTCAGGCTGCTCGGCGAACTGGGTATGCGGGTGCGGCGATGAGGGAACGGCCGGCCGGGCTGTGGGCGGGGCTGAGGGAGGCCTTCCGCTACGCGGCGAGCGGGCTGCACTATGCGGTGCGCACGCAGCGGACGTTCCGCATCCAGCTCCTGTGCGCCGCCCTGATCGCGCTCCTCACCTTCTGGTTGCGTCCCGGGCCGCTGGGGACCGCGTTGGTGGCCCTGGCCCTCTTCGGGGTCCTGGCCAGCGAACTCATGAACACCGGCGTGGAGGCCATCGTGGATCTGCTGGTGGAGCGCAACCACCACGAACTGGCGCGGCGGGCCAAGGATATTGCCGCCGCCGCCGTGGTCACGGCGGTGGTGGGGGCCGTCATCGCCGGCGCGCTGGTCCTGGGTCCGCCGCTGGCCGCGCGGCTGGGGGTCAGCCCGCGGGGGGCCCAGATTCTGGCCTGGGGCGGGGTCCTCCTGGTGGTGGCGGCCGGTACAGGGGCCGTGCTGGGGCTGCTGCGCCGGCCCGTCCCGGACGAAGACGGAGGACCGGGGCGACGGACGTCGTAAAGGGTGGCGCGCCATGGCCGGAGGCCGCGACGGGAAGCCAATCATCATCCTGGAGGACGTGCACAAGTGGTTCGGCCGCCTGCACGTCCTGCGCGGCATCAGCCTGCAGGTGAACGCCGGGGAGGTCGTCGTCATCGCCGGGCCCTCCGGGTCGGGCAAGTCGACGATGATCCGCTGCATCAACCGCCTGGAAACCCATCAGCGGGGGCGGATCATCGTGGACAACATCGAACTCACCGACGATGTGCGCAACATCGACGCTGTCCGCAGCGAGGTGGGGATGGTCTTCCAGTCCTTCAACCTCTTTCCGCACCTCACCGCACTGCAGAACATCACCCTGGCGCCGATCAAGGTCCGCCGGTGGCCGCGGGAGCGCGCCGAGCGCGTGGCCATGGAACTGCTGGAGCGGGTGGGCATGCCGGACAAGGCGCACAGTTACCCGGGACAGCTCTCCGGGGGACAGCAGCAGCGCGTGGCCATTGCCCGGGCCCTGGCCATGCAGCCGAAGATCATGCTGTTCGACGAACCCACCTCGGCCTTGGATCCGGAGATGATTCAGGAAGTGCTCGATGTGATGCGCGGGCTGGCCCGGGAGGCGGGGATGACGATGCTCGTCGTGACCCACGAGATGGGCTTCGCCCGCGAGGTGGCCGACCGCATCATCTTCATGGACGAAGGGGTAATCGTGGAGGAGGGCGTCCCCGAGCACTTCTTCGCCAACCCTACCCACCCGCGGACGAAACTGTTCCTGTCCAAGATCCTGCACCAGTGACGCCGCCCGGCGGTATGCCGCCGCGGTGCGTGGTATAATAACCACGCGTTGCCTGCTCCATGAAAGGGTGAGAAGTCCTCCGTTGGACGCTTCGGGCAGTTCGCTGGACTACATCGTCCTGGTCCTGCTGCTGATACTGTCGGCCTTCTTCTCGGGGTCCG from the Armatimonadota bacterium genome contains:
- a CDS encoding argininosuccinate synthase; translation: MTGVHKVVLAYSGGLDTSVIIPWLREHYGARVIAVIVDVGQPEDIAAIRAKALHSGAEAAVVVDAKEEFVSEYCFRALRANAIYEGQYLLGTALARPVIAKAQVEVALAEGADAVAHGCTGKGNDQVRFELAYKALAPQLRVIAPWREWTLASREEEIEYAAAHGIPVPATREKPYSVDQNLWHRSAEAGLLEDPWREPPEEVYALTTAPAQAPDEPAYVEITFAEGIPVAVDGRPMSAAAIVAALNRLGGAHGVGRTDLVENRLVGIKSRGVYETPGGTILAAAHRDLETITLDRDTQHYAALIAPRYAELVYYGQWFSPLRQAFDGFFAAAQRTVTGTVRMKLFKGTCTAVGRQSPYSLYRQDLATFGADAVYNQKDAEGFINLWALPSQVFAATNPALIRKGLRHPVK
- a CDS encoding HDIG domain-containing protein, whose protein sequence is MSDARAKWIASSWSRRLLIGAGTFFALTLLTGVQYLWPRSDLVAGQVSPRDIEAPRTVDYIDRAATEALRRRAAQNSQPVYAQSPEINARAQQTVARTFAAILRARAEAGADLPAGAALLRREAPVRLDEPAVMAALTLDPAQLTLARDAAAAVVERTMARGIRSGELPRAQAEARVHLRSLPVAGRALTLASAVVTSALQPNLVVDQTATQLARRRAMEAVEPVRTRILRGEIIVRRGEVVTEAHLEKLAAEGLASQPFSWLRLLGTASAVLLLLLVSYAYMRQYQPEIWSEDRLLLVWSLGVVLTVAMARIMVTRFNPYLLPSAAGTMLIAVLLRPRLALYTAALLSLLAAMTAGGDVRLGLVTFIGATVGVYAIKRISHRTDLVVAGLRVGVANALIVGAVGLADQLPVFPHLLRDAAYGLGSGVLVGMIAIGALPYLENLFGLVTPIKLLELSNPGHPLLRRLQLEAPGTYHHSIMVANLAEAAAEAVGADSLLVRVGTYYHDIGKIRRPAFFVENQVGIENPHDRMAPSLSALTVLAHVRDGLEYAREAKLPAPVAAFIPEHHGTSLITYFYHQARERGPAEEEAFRYEGPRPQSRETAIVMLADAVEGAARALPRPTPDRIAQVVRRIIREKLEDGQLDECDLTFRDLDRIAEVFTRLLASMYHPRVEYPELERDLSSRRTARSAAARQA
- a CDS encoding diacylglycerol kinase, producing MRERPAGLWAGLREAFRYAASGLHYAVRTQRTFRIQLLCAALIALLTFWLRPGPLGTALVALALFGVLASELMNTGVEAIVDLLVERNHHELARRAKDIAAAAVVTAVVGAVIAGALVLGPPLAARLGVSPRGAQILAWGGVLLVVAAGTGAVLGLLRRPVPDEDGGPGRRTS
- a CDS encoding arginine repressor encodes the protein MAAPPASERSRIIRRILREEAVATQLDLVRALRRRGIVVTQATVSRDIRRLGLVKVPGPHGPRYALAVEPPRPVGPQRFGAVMEEFAREVIVACGLVLVKTVPGGAAPVAQAIDDIHWPDVAGTLAGEDTIIVVPRRQRLAGTVARRLRGWLPSSP
- the argH gene encoding argininosuccinate lyase gives rise to the protein MSTDSPRRMWGGRFAEPLDPELLAFTSSFGVDRRLLRWDALASIAHAVGLGEAGILPAGEVQALVDGLRSIIADFDAGRLEIAGAHEDVHSFLEATLYDRIGAAAGRLHTGRSRNDQVATAFRLAVKEGLLALVGDVHGLLATTVDRAQGAVDDILPAFTHLQHAQPVRLAHHLLAYFWMLDRDVDRLADAFRRTDALPLGAAAIAGASFPLDRRRTAERLGFARLTENSIDAVGDRDFAVEAAAAAALLCTHLSRWAGELVLWATDEFGFLTLSDRVAAGSSIMPQKKNPDAAEVIRARAGRVLGDLTVLLALPKGLPAGYHLDLQEDKPAAFDALDTARACTGALRRFLTGVRFRPDRMAAAAARGWPTATEAADYLVRRGVPFREAHALVGRLVRRAEAAGVPLWEMPLELWREVSPLFEADVLDAVTLEAAVESKDVPGGTARGRVLEQLERARARAKEIEAWMTAAGRGLAAAQTLARA
- a CDS encoding amino acid ABC transporter ATP-binding protein; protein product: MAGGRDGKPIIILEDVHKWFGRLHVLRGISLQVNAGEVVVIAGPSGSGKSTMIRCINRLETHQRGRIIVDNIELTDDVRNIDAVRSEVGMVFQSFNLFPHLTALQNITLAPIKVRRWPRERAERVAMELLERVGMPDKAHSYPGQLSGGQQQRVAIARALAMQPKIMLFDEPTSALDPEMIQEVLDVMRGLAREAGMTMLVVTHEMGFAREVADRIIFMDEGVIVEEGVPEHFFANPTHPRTKLFLSKILHQ
- the ybeY gene encoding rRNA maturation RNase YbeY codes for the protein MVVEVRPPGIRIDRLRRLVRHVLRREQSRREPAARAATVTVALVSDGTIRRLNRRFLGKNRATDVLAFPGDPPHLGDVVISVPRARMQARRAGHAPAVEVALLAAHGTLHLLGYDDRSPRQRGNMWRRQVRLLGELGMRVRR